In Capsicum annuum cultivar UCD-10X-F1 chromosome 7, UCD10Xv1.1, whole genome shotgun sequence, one genomic interval encodes:
- the LOC124885903 gene encoding uncharacterized protein LOC124885903 — MASAVAELTWLEGLFAELNVPMSKPITLFSDSKSAIQLAADPIFHERTKHIEIDCHFFRDKIKSGLVHTRYIPTHLQKTIVDFGNASKTELDIPTKFDYLLILIRCLSFSDLFVDENVSLKIHFPILAFSYSGTTCRHPSQCLSSTTINLFSLAKDRYVVIKLTDSYKLQVLMSFVLGDTINTGLKNKRIDCNKRDSSLLGFQDESRARGRQ; from the exons ATGGCCTCAGCTGTTGCAGAGCTCACTTGGCTAGAAGGGTTGTTTGCGGAGCTGAATGTACCTATGTCTAAGCCTATCACCTTGTTTAGTGATAGCAAGTCAGCTATACAACTGGCAGCtgatcccatttttcatgagagaACAAAGCATATAGAGATTGATTGCCACTTTTTCAGGGATAAAATCAAGAGTGGTTTAGTACACACCCGGTATATTCCTACACATCTACAG AAAACTATAGTTGATTTTGGAAATGCTTCCAAAACGGAGCTCGACATTCCTACAAAATTTGACTA CTTGCTTATACTGATAAGGTGTCTTTCATTTTCCGACTTGTTTGTGGATGAGAAtgtttctctcaaaattcatttTCCAATTCTTGCCTTTTCTTATTCTGGAACAACTTGCAGGCATCCCTCGCAGTGTCTAAGCAG TACAACTATAAACCTTTTCTCTCTTGCTAAAGATAGGTATGTAGTTATAAAACTTACGGACTCTTACAAGTTACAAGTCCTAATGTCGTTTGTGTTGGGCGATACAATAAATACAGGGTTAAAGAATAAACGAATCGACTGCAACAAAAGGGACTCATCTTTGCTTGGTTTCCAGGATGAGTCAAGAGCTCGAGGAAGGCAATGA